One Rhodothermales bacterium DNA window includes the following coding sequences:
- a CDS encoding PIN domain-containing protein codes for MPIIYLDNCALQRPLDNRDQLRIRIEAEAITAVLEAVESDKVELATSAALRAESSRSSQQNRRDFVQKILSLARHEAPKAETFMARIKVYGELGMAPFDAMHLASAVSMRADFFCSTDDRLLRKARMANTETTRVVTPLELAQALNL; via the coding sequence GTGCCGATCATCTACCTCGACAACTGCGCCTTGCAAAGGCCATTGGACAACCGTGATCAGTTGCGAATCCGCATCGAAGCCGAAGCCATCACCGCCGTTCTGGAAGCCGTAGAATCCGATAAGGTAGAACTGGCCACTTCTGCTGCCCTTCGCGCGGAATCTTCCAGGAGCAGCCAACAGAACCGCCGTGATTTCGTTCAAAAAATACTTTCACTGGCACGACACGAAGCCCCAAAAGCTGAGACGTTCATGGCACGAATCAAGGTATATGGCGAACTGGGGATGGCACCTTTCGATGCGATGCACCTGGCGTCCGCGGTCAGCATGCGCGCTGATTTTTTCTGCAGCACCGACGACCGATTGCTCAGAAAGGCCCGCATGGCGAACACGGAGACCACTCGCGTCGTTACTCCTCTTGAACTAGCACAGGCTCTAAACCTATGA
- a CDS encoding SDR family oxidoreductase, whose product MNLELSSRVILVTGGAKGIGRAIVQHLVEEGAVPVLIDKDPAALRAAMQALADAGHDALSVEADLTDPDACRRAVDEAVAAYGRLDALVNNAGFNDKIGLDAGPKAFMGSIERNLLHVYAMAHYALPYLKASKGPIVNISSKTALTGQGGTSGYIAAKGGVLALTREWATELCDDGIRVNCVVPAEVWTPLYEWFISNEPDPAARKREIEDRIPLGRRMTTPDEIADMVLFLLSPRASHITGQWLSVDGGYVHLDRMR is encoded by the coding sequence TTGAACCTCGAACTCTCCTCCCGCGTCATCCTCGTCACCGGCGGCGCCAAAGGCATCGGCCGGGCCATCGTGCAGCATCTCGTCGAGGAAGGCGCCGTGCCGGTGCTCATCGACAAGGACCCCGCAGCGCTACGTGCCGCCATGCAGGCGCTGGCGGACGCCGGCCACGACGCGCTCTCCGTCGAGGCCGACCTCACGGATCCCGACGCCTGCCGCCGCGCCGTCGACGAAGCCGTGGCGGCGTACGGGCGCCTCGACGCGCTCGTCAACAACGCCGGCTTCAACGACAAGATCGGCCTCGACGCCGGCCCGAAAGCGTTCATGGGCTCCATCGAGCGCAACCTGCTCCACGTGTACGCCATGGCGCACTACGCCCTGCCCTACCTGAAGGCGAGCAAGGGTCCGATTGTGAATATAAGCTCCAAAACCGCGCTGACGGGCCAGGGCGGCACGTCGGGCTACATCGCGGCGAAAGGCGGGGTGCTGGCGCTCACCCGCGAATGGGCCACCGAGCTGTGCGACGACGGGATCCGGGTGAACTGCGTGGTGCCGGCGGAAGTGTGGACCCCGCTCTACGAATGGTTCATCTCCAACGAACCCGACCCCGCCGCGCGCAAGCGCGAGATCGAGGACCGCATCCCGCTCGGCCGGCGCATGACGACCCCGGACGAAATCGCCGACATGGTCCTCTTCCTCCTCTCCCCCCGCGCCAGCCACATCACCGGCCAGTGGCTATCGGTGGATGGAGGGTATGTGCATCTGGACAGGATGCGGTGA